A genomic region of Elaeis guineensis isolate ETL-2024a chromosome 9, EG11, whole genome shotgun sequence contains the following coding sequences:
- the LOC105051622 gene encoding uncharacterized protein, which translates to MSLSHALCLNSFGPFVLIFLFFSSISFSFHPASCTTTTLQNHTDRQALLSFKSLLSDPLGNLASWNNESLHFCNWRGITCGGRRHLLRVTALDIDSQGLAGSISPSIANLTFLRRINLANNQLYGQIPPELSLLPRLQYLDLSTNSLAGEIPSNLTHCTNLKSLSLRNNMLEGEIPREFGSHGKLQILSATSNNLTGGIPPLLGSSPSLTHVYLGNNGLTGGIPHFLANSSSLVVVNLSRNSLTGEIPQSLFNSSSLQTIHLFKNGLTGEIPSFPMIRASPLVLLALSMNSLSGTIPPSLGNLSSLLYLYLADNYLEGSIPESLGKIPGLKDLDLSINNLNGKMPPPLYNLSSLAYLGVGATWLSGTLPPDIGITLPNLQSLVMQSSLFHGYIPASLYNASKIQMLDLAMNSFKGLLSSSVGSLKNLVELNLGENQLQGNVWSVLSSLTNCSLLERLYLQENKLEGTLPASVGNLSTRLEKLFVGGNQISGTIPVEIENLVNLTVLFINKNFFTGSIPPTIGRLQNLILLDMSGNKLSGLIPSSIGNLTQLNELYMEENELSSNIPASFGDCRNLNILNLSNNALAGPIPKELVALSSLTRALDLSHNNLTGSIPMEVGSLLNLDCLNLSNNWLSGEIPGTLGACQHLEYLHLEGNFFQGNIPQSFVSLRGLEELDLSRNNLSGQIPEFLGSFTYLRYLNLSFNDLEGEVPKDGVLSNSSETFVLGNKRLCGDDPKLQLPPCSIQASKRSLFKIIIIIIASSAAILFSCFLVILLQLRKGRQKSPSMPSLENKYRIISYIDILKATDGFSSANLVGTGSFGTVYKGKLDCEEKFIAVKVFNIQQFGALKSFKTECEIIRNVRHNNLIKVITSCSSTDSVGNDFKALILEYMPNGSLEEWLHPKAQERHQTRKLNLSQRLNIALDVASALCYLHHSIVVPAIHCDLKPSNVLLDHDMTAHVGDFGLSRFLSTSVSTTAKNSTSLMGIKGTIGYVAPEYAMGSQISTQGDVYSYGILLLEMLTGKKPTNNMFKDGLNLHKFVNMAFPERVMLILDPQIWQDDQSEEFNGDIRNENFGRIEQRRCVISLTRIGLLCSKESPKERLRMQDVANEVRAVKEMFSIVESS; encoded by the exons ATGTCTCTCTCACATGCTCTGTGTTTGAATTCATTTGGTCCATTTGTtcttatctttctctttttctcttccatCTCGTTTTCCTTCCACCCTGCATCCTGTACCACAACCACCTTGCAAAACCACACTGACCGGCAGGCCCTTCTATCCTTCAAGTCTCTGCTGTCCGATCCCTTGGGAAACTTGGCCTCATGGAATAATGAATCCCTCCATTTCTGTAATTGGCGAGGTATCACTTGTGGTGGCCGGCGGCACCTGCTACGTGTCACCGCTTTAGATATTGACTCCCAGGGACTTGCTGGTTCTATATCACCCTCCATAGCCAACCTCACCTTCCTCAGACGAATCAACCTCGCAAACAACCAACTCTATGGACAAATACCACCAGAGCTCAGCCTTCTTCCCCGACTTCAATACCTCGACCTTAGCACAAATTCACTTGCAGGAGAGATTCCATCCAATCTCACTCACTGCACCAACCTCAAGAGCCTCAGCCTAAGGAACAACATGCTTGAAGGAGAGATACCcagggagttcggctcccatggcAAGCTCCAAATACTGAGTGCCACTAGTAACAATCTTACAGGTGGCATCCCACCTTTGCTGGGGAGCAGCCCCTCCCTCACTCACGTTTATCTGGGAAACAATGGTCTCACAGGAGGGATCCCGCATTTTCTTGCAAATAGCTCATCCCTTGTTGTTGTCAATCTTTCACGCAACAGTCTCACAGGAGAAATCCCGCAGTCACTTTTTAACAGTTCGTCCCTCCAGACCATCCATCTTTTCAAAAACGGATTGACAGGTGAGATACCTTCCTTCCCAATGATTCGCGCTTCTCCCCTCGTCCTTCTTGCTTTGTCGATGAACTCACTTTCAGGAACCATCCCTCCATCGTTGGGAAacctctcctccctcctttaTCTTTATCTTGCTGACAACTACTTGGAGGGAAGTATTCCAGAAAGCTTGGGCAAGATTCCGGGCCTGAAAGACCTTGACTTATCCATAAACAACCTGAACGGAAAAATGCCGCCACCTCTTTACAATCTCTCATCGCTAGCTTATTTGGGCGTGGGCGCCACCTGGCTCTCCGGGACCCTACCACCAGACATCGGCATCACCCTTCCAAACCTCCAATCTCTAGTTATGCAATCGAGCCTATTTCATGGGTATATCCCAGCTTCGTTATACAATGCTTCCAAGATTCAAATGCTCGATCTAGCCATGAACTCGTTTAAAGGATTACTGTCTTCCAGTGTAGGATCCCTAAAAAATCTAGTCGAGCTAAATCTTGGGGAGAATCAGCTCCAAGGTAATGTTTGGAGCGTGCTCTCCTCTTTGACCAACTGTAGCCTTTTAGAGAGGTTATATCTACAGGAAAATAAGCTTGAAGGCACCCTCCCGGCATCGGTAGGCAATCTCTCCACACGGCTTGAGAAGCTATTCGTTGGAGGAAACCAAATATCTGGGACCATCccagttgagattgaaaaccttgTCAACCTTACCGTTctgtttataaataaaaatttttttacaggAAGCATCCCTCCCACCATTGGAAGGCTTCAGAACTTAATTCTCCTAGACATGTCTGGTAACAAACTTTCAGGTCTCATCCCATCTTCTATAGGAAATCTCACCCAATTAAATGAGCTTTACATGGAAGAGAATGAATTGAGCAGCAACATCCCAGCAAGCTTCGGAGATTGTAGAAATTTGAATATATTGAACCTTTCTAATAACGCACTTGCTGGACCCATACCGAAGGAACTTGTTGCTCTCTCCTCACTAACACGAGCCCTGGATCTGTCACATAATAATCTCACTGGGTCCATTCCCATGGAAGTGGGTAGCTTGCTCAACCTCGACTGCTTAAATCTCTCCAATAACTGGTTGTCAGGTGAAATTCCTGGCACTCTCGGTGCTTGTCAGCATTTGGAATACCTTCACTTGGAAGGCAACTTCTTTCAAGGAAACATTCCACAATCCTTCGTCAGCTTGAGAGGACTCGAGGAGCTGGATCTTTCTCGAAACAACTTGTCCGGGCAAATTCCAGAATTCTTGGGATCTTTTACTTATTTGCGGTACCTAAATCTGTCATTCAATGACCTTGAAGGTGAAGTGCCTAAGGATGGTGTCCTTAGCAATTCAAGTGAAACTTTTGTCCTTGGGAACAAGCGGCTTTGTGGAGATGATCCAAAGTTGCAGTTACCACCATGCTCTATCCAAGCCTCCAAAAGAAGTCTATTCAAGATAATAATAATCATAATTGCGAGTTCTGCAGCAATATTATTCTCGTGTTTTCTGGTGATTCTTTTGCAGCTGAGGAAGGGACGGCAGAAATCTCCATCGATGCCTTCCCTGGAAAACAAGTACAGAATAATATCTTACATTGATATCCTCAAAGCTACTGATGGATTCTCCTCAGCTAATTTGGTGGGTACTGGAAGTTTTGGTACTGTATATAAAGGGAAATTGGATTGCGAAGAGAAGTTCATTGCTGTGAAGGTATTCAACATTCAACAGTTTGGAGCTCTGAAGAGTTTTAAAACCGAATGTGAAATCATAAGAAATGTTCGTCATAATAATCTTATCAAAGTCATCACTTCATGCTCAAGTACGGATTCTGTTGGTAATGATTTCAAAGCTCTAATCCTCGAATACATGCCTAATGGGAGCTTGGAAGAGTGGCTGCATCCTAAAGCTCAGGAGCGTCATCAGACAAGAAAGTTAAACCTGAGTCAGAGGTTGAACATTGCCCTTGATGTGGCTTCGGCTCTATGTTATCTACATCATAGCATCGTCGTGCCAGCGATTCACTGTGATCTAAAGCCAAGCAATGTTCTTCTTGACCATGACATGACTGCCCATGTGGGTGATTTTGGGCTTTCAAGGTTCCTCTCTACTTCGGTCTCTACGACAGCCAAAAATTCAACAAGCTTAATGGGGATAAAAGGAACGATTGGATATGTCGCACCAG AATATGCAATGGGCAGCCAAATCTCTACGCAGGGAGATGTGTATAGCTATGGAATACTATTGCTGGAGATGCTTACAGGAAAGAAGCCCACGAATAACATGTTTAAAGATGGTCTAAATCTTCATAAATTTGTCAATATGGCTTTCCCGGAAAGAGTCATGCTGATTTTGGATCCACAGATTTGGCAAGATGATCAAAGTGAAGAATTTAATGGAGATATTAGAAATGAAAATTTTGGAAGAATTGAACAAAGGAGATGTGTAATTTCATTGACTAGAATTGGTCTCTTGTGTTCCAAGGAATCACCAAAAGAACGACTAAGGATGCAAGATGTTGCCAACGAAGTTCGTGCAGTCAAAGAAATGTTTTCAATAGTTGAAAGTAGTTGA